AATTTCGGCTTCATGATTCTGCAGTTTCCACACCATGTTGCGCCATACTGCACAACTACCTTTTCGTTGTCGTTAACTATATTTTGTAATGTATCTTCGGTTAATTCTGTGTACATGATTGTAATTTGAAAATTTGTTAATTTGAAAATGTGTCAATGCTTTATAAAGAAGAAAATGAGATAATTTTTGATAATTCTCAAATTATCTCATTTTCAAATTAACACATTATATTAGTTCTTCGCTAAGTATTCTGCTGTAGAAGTTCTGTCAGCTTTCATAGCGTCTTTTCCTTCTTCCCAGTTTGCAGGGCATACTTCACCGTGTTTTTGTACGTGTGTGTAAGCGTCAATTAATCTTAAGAATTCTTTTACATTTCTTCCCAGAGGCATATCGTTTACTGCTTCGTGGAAGATTTTTCCAGTTTCGTCGATAAGGTAAGTTGCTCTGTAAGTTACGTTAGAACCTGTGAAAACTTCATTTCCATCTTCATCATATTCGAAATCCTGATCAACAATTCCCAATGTGTTAGCCAATTGTCTGTGTGTATCCGCTAAAAGTGGGTAAGTTACTCCTTCAATTCCTCCGTTATCTTTTGGTGTGTTCAGCCAAGCGAAGTGTACTTCGTTAGTATCACAAGATGCACCGATTACTTTAGTGTTTCTTTTTTCGAATTCACCTAAAGCCTCCTGGAAAGCGTGAAGCTCAGTAGGACATACGAAAGTGAAATCTTTAGGGTACCAGAATAAAAGAACTTTTTGCTGGTTGTTTACTGCTTCATCAAGGATGTTGATTCTTAAATCGTCACCCATTTCAGACATTGCGTCGATTGTTAAATTTGGGAATTTTTTTCCTACTAAAGACATAATTTTTTCTGTTTTTATATTTAAATTTCTAATG
The nucleotide sequence above comes from Chryseobacterium sp. 7. Encoded proteins:
- a CDS encoding peroxiredoxin, with the protein product MSLVGKKFPNLTIDAMSEMGDDLRINILDEAVNNQQKVLLFWYPKDFTFVCPTELHAFQEALGEFEKRNTKVIGASCDTNEVHFAWLNTPKDNGGIEGVTYPLLADTHRQLANTLGIVDQDFEYDEDGNEVFTGSNVTYRATYLIDETGKIFHEAVNDMPLGRNVKEFLRLIDAYTHVQKHGEVCPANWEEGKDAMKADRTSTAEYLAKN